The following DNA comes from Dehalococcoidia bacterium.
ACGCACGTGATGCTGGATGACGGGGCGAGCGTCGCGCCGGACGCCACGATCAACGGCATGGTGTACGTCGGCGCCGGTGCATCAATCAAACCGGGCGCGCGGATCGCGGGGCCCAGCGTCATCGGCGAGCGGACGGAGATCGGCGCTGGTGCGCTGGTCGAGGCGAGCGTGCTGTGGGACGACGTCGCGGTGGGCGTCGATGCGCAGGTGCGCGGGAGCATCATCGGCGCCCGTGTGAACATCGGCGCGGCTGCGCATCTCCGCGACGCTGTGCTCGCCGACCGTGCGAGCGTGCCGGACGGCATGCATCTCCCGACGGGCGCAAAGCTAGGCCCGGATGAGGTGGCGACCTGATCACGCAAAAGGATCGGATGACGCATCCGCACTCGCGAGCACTTGCTCTGCGCGTGAGCGTACTCGCAATCGCTGCGCTGCTCACATTCCTCGCCGCGTGCGGCGGCGACGACGGCGAGCGCGATGTCGATATGCCCGACACCCCCGCCGGCGAGTCGACGCCGGCGGTAGACACGGTGCCACCCGGCACCGTCGCGCTCTTCGACATGGACGCGCTCACCGCCGAAGGACTCGACCTCGGACGCGCGATCATCCGCGCCGAATGGGTCGACGACGGCGAGACCATCGTCGCCTTCGACGCGAACACGCAGACGTGGGTAGCTCTCGGCATCGACGGTGCGCTCGTACGAGAGATCGCGCCGCAGGTGACGTCGTCGGGCGAAGGCAGCCCCGTCACCGTGCTTGGTGCTGTCGGCGACGGGCGCCGCGTCGCCATGGCCGACCTCCGAACGGGAAGCTTCGAGCTGATCGACGTAGCGTCCGGTGATTCAGAAGTACTCTTTAGTGGCGCTCGCGCGTTCGGATACTTCTCATCGCGCGGCGAGTACCTGGCGGGAGGCACAACGCCTGTCGATTCGACCGGCATGCTGGATCGCGAAGCATCGGTGTTCGGTGTCTTCGCGGCCGACGGCGACTGCGGCGACGCCACATCCTACGCCTGCATCGAGTGGGAGTGGCCGAGCGAGGAGAACATAGCGCGATTTCCGGCGAACAACCCCTGGTCCGCCGACGGCGCGCATCTCTTACTCGCGCGCCAGGCGATCTGCCCGCCCGACGAACCGGGCGCGCCGCCGGAGCCGTGCTCGCCCGATCCCACGTTCGAGGTGTACTCGTGGCCGCAGCGAGAACTCGTGCTCGCCGTTCCGTCCAGCAGCGGCAACGGCGCTCGGTGGGCCGGTACCGGCGCCCTCTTCATCGACGGCTCGTTCGATGAGTCGATCGGCGCCGCGAGATATCTCATGACGCTCGACGGTGAAAAGCGCGCCCTGCCCGAGATTCTGCACGGCTTTAGCGTCTCCTTCTCGCCAGACGGCCGCCACGCGATCGCCAGCGCCATCCCCGGCGAAGACTGCTCGCTCATCGAAGTAGCGACGGGCGACGTGCTCGCATCCGTCGCGGCGGGCGCCGGCGACACGAACGACACGGGCATCTGCCAGCACGTGAGCTGGTCGCCGGACGGACGCTGGGCGATCGCCAGCGGCGTCAACACGCCGTGATCTCTGACCTCAGACCTCGTACCTCCGACGTCTGACCGCGAACCCCCACCCTGCTACCCTTACACGCCATGACCACCACCATCACCGACGACACGTTGCCGCGCGCGCGGGCGTCCGTGCAGGCGCTGATTGCCGACGCCATCGCGTTGCGGCGCGACCTACACCAGCACGCCGAGCTTTCGACGCAGGAGCACCGCACGCAAGCCGTTATTCTCGAACGCCTCACGTCGATCGGCGCCGATGACGTGCGCGATGTCGCCGACACGGGCGCAACCGCGATCGTGCGCGGCGCCCTGCCGGGGCCGAACCTGCTCTGGCGCGCCGACATCGACGCGCTGCCGCTCCTGGAGTCGACAGGACTGCCGTTCGCCTCGACGAATGGCGCCACGCACGCCTGCGGCCACGACGGCCACACTGCGATCGCGCTGACGCTCGCCGCGGTGCTGCAGGCGTCGCGCGATCGCCTCGCGGGCAGCGTGCGCTTCGCGTTCCAGCCGGCCGAAGAGCACGTCGGCGGCGCAAAACGCATGGTCGATGCCGGCGTCATGGACGACCCGAAAGTCGACCGCACGTTCGGGCTGCACATCTGGTCGAGCAGCCCGCTCGGGCACGTGCTCGTCACGCCGGGGCCGATCTTCGCGGCCGCGACGCACTTTCGCATCATCGTGCGGGGGCGGGGCGGCCACGCCGCGGCGCCGCAGGAGACGATCGACCCGATCCTCGTGGCCTCGCACGTCGTGGTCGCGCTGCAAAGCGTCGTCAGCAGGTCCGTCGATCCCGCCGCGACCGCCGTCGTTACGGTCGGGCGGTTCGAGGCCGGCGTCCGCGGCAACATCATCCCGAACGAAGTGATGATGTCGGGCACGGTGCGTACGTACGAGAAGCCGGTGCTCGACCGCATCCTCCAGCGCATGGATGAGATCGTCCGCGGCGTCACCTCGGCGTGGGGCGCGGAATACCAATTCGACCATTCGACGCTGCCCGCATGCACAAATGATCCCGATACGGCGGCCATGGTCGCCGGCGTCGCGGCGCGGTTCCTGGCGCCGGAGCACGTGGGCGAAACGCGCGTCACCGGCGCCGACGACATGTCGTATTTCCTCGACCGCGCGCCCGGCGTGTACTTCCTGCTCGGCGCCTCGCCGCGGCATGTCAAGCGCGTCGAGGCGCATCATCACCCCGGCTTCGACTTCGACGAGGCATGCATGCCCATCGGCGTCGAGCTGGCGCTCCGCATCATCGAAGAAGCCACCGGATCGACGCTCTGATGACGACCGCGCGCACCGGCAAGCCCATCGTCATCGCCGACTACGACCCGCAATGGCCGCAGATCTTTCGCGACGAACGCCAACTGATCTTCGACACGGTCGGCGATGGGCTGTTCGAACGCATCGAGCATGTGGGCAGCACGGCCGTGCCGGGCCTCGCCGCGAAGCCGATCGTCGACATGATGCCCGGCGTGCGCTCCCTTGCGGACGTGACGCCCGACGTCATCGCGCGGTTCGCGAGCATCGGCTACGAGTACGTGCCCGAGTACGAGCAGCCGAACGACGTCGACGAGGGGGCGCCGGAGCGTCGCTACTTCCGCAAAGACCGCGATGGCGCGCGGGCGTTGCACGTGCACCTCGTCGAAAAGGGGAGCGAGTGGTGGGTGAAGCACCTCCGCTTCCGCAACTATCTGCGCTACTTCCCCGAGGATCGCGATGCATACGCGGACCTCAAGCGCGCCATCGCGGCGGACTACAACGCGAAGATGGGCGCAAGCTGGGGTTCGACGGAACTCAACATTTACTACACGGACAACAAGACCGACTTTGTCGAAGGCGCCCTCGCGAAGTTCGCCGCCCAGATCGATGCGCACGCAAGGATCGTCGTCGCACCGTACGACGAGCGTTGGCCCCGGTTTTCGGCGGCAGAGCGTGCGCGGCTGGCGGCGGCGCTGGGTCCGCACGCGCTGGCGATCGAGCACGTGGGTAGCACCTCGGTGCCAGGGCTGGCCGCCAAGCCCACGATCGACACATGCGTCGGGGTGGCCGACATGCCTGTGCTCGACGAGTTCCGGCCGATCATGATCGCTCTCGGATACAAGGGCCTGCGACTGAACGAGCATGACTGGGGATACGCGCCCCTCCGCACGCAGGAGATGAACTACAACACGCACTTCGTGCCGTACGGTGGCGAGCGCTGGAAGTATTACCTGGACTTCCGCGACTACCTGCGCGCGCACTCCGACGTGGCAGAGGCGTACGCCGCGCTGAAGCTCGCGAACGCCCAGGAGTTCGACCGCGACATCCTGGGCTACATCGAGGCGAAGGCGGAGTTCGTCGTCGATATGCGCACCC
Coding sequences within:
- a CDS encoding M20 family metallopeptidase; the encoded protein is MTTTITDDTLPRARASVQALIADAIALRRDLHQHAELSTQEHRTQAVILERLTSIGADDVRDVADTGATAIVRGALPGPNLLWRADIDALPLLESTGLPFASTNGATHACGHDGHTAIALTLAAVLQASRDRLAGSVRFAFQPAEEHVGGAKRMVDAGVMDDPKVDRTFGLHIWSSSPLGHVLVTPGPIFAAATHFRIIVRGRGGHAAAPQETIDPILVASHVVVALQSVVSRSVDPAATAVVTVGRFEAGVRGNIIPNEVMMSGTVRTYEKPVLDRILQRMDEIVRGVTSAWGAEYQFDHSTLPACTNDPDTAAMVAGVAARFLAPEHVGETRVTGADDMSYFLDRAPGVYFLLGASPRHVKRVEAHHHPGFDFDEACMPIGVELALRIIEEATGSTL
- a CDS encoding GrpB family protein → MTTARTGKPIVIADYDPQWPQIFRDERQLIFDTVGDGLFERIEHVGSTAVPGLAAKPIVDMMPGVRSLADVTPDVIARFASIGYEYVPEYEQPNDVDEGAPERRYFRKDRDGARALHVHLVEKGSEWWVKHLRFRNYLRYFPEDRDAYADLKRAIAADYNAKMGASWGSTELNIYYTDNKTDFVEGALAKFAAQIDAHARIVVAPYDERWPRFSAAERARLAAALGPHALAIEHVGSTSVPGLAAKPTIDTCVGVADMPVLDEFRPIMIALGYKGLRLNEHDWGYAPLRTQEMNYNTHFVPYGGERWKYYLDFRDYLRAHSDVAEAYAALKLANAQEFDRDILGYIEAKAEFVVDMRTRSAAWRAGG